In Oryza sativa Japonica Group chromosome 3, ASM3414082v1, one DNA window encodes the following:
- the LOC4333295 gene encoding uncharacterized protein — translation MGSKKDAQTWADQWGSSGGDGSFKKGGGGGGSSGNSEKKTVAGNVKAAASEGLVKAKAAALVGAHKVKSGTSSGIKWVKGQYQKRAGK, via the coding sequence ATGGGTTCCAAGAAGGATGCCCAAACCTGGGCAGACCAGTGGGGCTCATCTGGTGGCGACGGAAGCTTcaagaaaggaggaggaggaggaggcagcagcgGGAACAGCGAGAAGAAGACGGTGGCCGGCAACGTGAAGGCCGCGGCGTCGGAGGGCCTCGtgaaggcgaaggcggcggcgctggtcgGAGCGCACAAGGTGAAGTCCGGGACGAGCAGTGGCATCAAGTGGGTCAAGGGCCAGTACCAGAAGAGGGCTGGAAAGTGA